Within the Telopea speciosissima isolate NSW1024214 ecotype Mountain lineage chromosome 4, Tspe_v1, whole genome shotgun sequence genome, the region TAAAGAAcagtaaataattatttaaggaCTATTTATGAACTTATTACCTTAAATCGAGATCAAAACCGTTTAAAATCGTAAAACTGGcaccgtttaataaatgattttacTTTCACAAactttaccaaaagaaaaaaaagagtttcaaaAAATAGAACTGCTTAATAAACATTTCGATTTTAGTTTTTACTTACAATACTCTAAACCGAATggaaccaaaccgtttaaataaaaattgcaCTATTAACACCCTTAATGGACTATATGAGTAATTAGTTTTAGGGCAAAAGATCTACACATCGTTTGTGTGCATTCTTTCGCATGTCAAGACACAGTTGATCCGCATGAGAGGAACACAGTTTTAGGAATCAATATCGTATCGGTTGATTCATGTCAGTATCGATCAACACTAATATCAGATCGGAGATAATGATATGAACAGAAggtaaaatagttaaaatgCAATGTCATAACGAATATTTGAAGGCAAAACCGTCCGATACAATCGATATGAACCGGTATATTGGATATAATATAGGTTTTGGAACTACCCAATACCTAATTCcatgaaagggggggggggggggaggtggttATACATTACAAGTAAATGAGTAATGGCCACCAAAGCCACGTGATAATGGTGGTGGTGACACTGGTAGGAAACGACGAAGGAAACTGTTTGACAACACAACACGTGAAAAAATATCTCTCACCATCAGAGCTACTCATTCTATATATCTTTTCCATCTTTTTCTCTGTTATACTCTGTTTCTTGAAGATGGAGATTAATGGAGAGAATCATAATTACTGTCTATTATTGGCAACAAGAGACTCTGATTATGTGAAGAAAGCATATGGTGGTTACTTTGATGTATTTCTTGAAGCatttgcagaagaagaagaagaatgggacaTGTTTAGGGTTGTAGATGGAGAGTTTCCTGACATGAATGAGCTTCACAAGTATCATGGTTTTGTCATCAGTGGTAGCTATTGTGATGCTTTTGGTGATGATTTGTGGATCTTGAAGCTTTGCTTTCTGTTGCAGACATTGAATGCTATGGAGAAGAAGGTGCTTGGGATATGTTTTGGTCACCAGGTACTGCTATCTGATGAGGGTTTTCTTTTATTACTGCAATTGGGttttttgtttccctctttgttggaatttgatttatatatatatatatatatatatatatatatatatatatagtaataaTGTGAAATTTATCTGATTCTTTGTTTTGGTTAGGTATTGTGCAGAGCATTGGGTGGTAAGATTGGGAGAGCTTATGGTGGATGGGACATTGGGTTGAGGGAAGTCAGGATAATAGAGAACCTTCCTCCTTCTGCTAGCACCTTCTTTCATGGCTTCAAGGAAATCCCACCTACCCTTAAAGTCATTGAGTGTCATCGGGATGAGGTAGATAGTTGTTATGTGCTTAATGAggctcgatctagtgtatgggcgttAGATTGGATCAGTCTAATATGAGATatgttaaagggcttgatttaatgcaTCCCATCTACTCTTTAATCTATCTAGAGCTTTTGGAATACTTTAAATCAATCCTGTTAACATATCTCATACTAAGCCGatccaatctagtgcccatacactagatcaaGCGTCATTAGACACATAATGATAACCCTGCTCCTGCTTTGTGTTATTGTTAACTGTAATAAATGAATGGATGAACATACTATATGTATGACCCATGGGATGCTGAAATTTAGGCAGTGTTTAgtttgcattcttggaatacatttcaagtcgatttcgcattcttggatgaAAAAAATACTTGTTTTTGTTGCTCGAGTatgtgaaatcgacctagaatgagaatgcataccaaacgcaacctTAAAAAGTCTAGATTAATGAACAAATTTGGCTAAAAGGTATACAGTCTGCCTTGGAGTAACTTGTTTGCCTTCAGTTGCTTTAGCTCCTGAAGGATaaaattttcaatcttcttgGGTTATGCTTATGCAGTTCAATAATAGACGTGGGGCAGTATTTTAATTAAGAACTAGTAAGAATATATAATTAGGAATTAACTTAATTACATGGACTTTTTAAGAGAGGTTCAAATTAATGTGCAACAGGTGTGGGAGGTCCCAGTGGGTGCTGATGTGATTGCTTCTTCAGATCAGACTAGAGTAGAGATGTTCACACTGGGAAACAACATACTAGGGATTCAAGGCCACCCTGAATACACCAAAGACATCTTATATTATCTCATAGATTGTCACACTAATTACAATTATATAGAGGTAATTAACCACATATTTATatatgctttctttttctttttttttaatataatttcattATTTGATCATGATGACTTAATGAATTGCAGAAAGGGTTTtctaagaatgcaaaatcaagaTTGGAGATGGCTGAACCAGATAGGAAGTCTTGGGAGAAGATCTGCAAGAGCTTTCTGAAAGGAAGATAGCttctttaaccttttttttttttttttttaaattttatcctctctttcttaatGGAATAAAAAGGACTAGATCTGCCTTTGTTATGAAGTGACAAAAACTTATCTAATCAATTCTCAACTTATATGGGTTTGGCAAAAGTACTCCAAAGTCATTATTGTGTGTTCTACCTAACCTTCCTATATTTTTACAACATGAAGAGATCAAAGAGGAAAGATAGACCATTTTAGGGTCTCACTAGGTTATCTATTCAAACAGAAAAAAGGGGAGATTGTGTTCATTCTAAATCCATCTAGTTAGGAATACTTTTTGTTTTCATGAAAAAGAGAGCTAACCAATACATGAGAATCTACCTTTTCACTTGTGTGCAAGGTAATAGAGAGAGACAGTGAATCTAAAGTAtgcacaaaataatagcatCCAGAAATAGATCAACTCAACTGTAAAAGTACAAACTAATTTTAATGTGAAAAATCCTTCTAAAGCCAATAGTAAAAACCACAGGAATTCATCCacctaaaaataatatttaaaattttcaaatataataaattttcttttggtagAACTATAATAAGTTTTcttaaataagaaagaaactcACAAACAAATGCGGATTCATAAGAATATAGTACTCACATCAAAACCTAACACAAACACAAGAAAAGTCATAGAAcattcctttcttcc harbors:
- the LOC122659748 gene encoding gamma-glutamyl peptidase 5-like codes for the protein MEINGENHNYCLLLATRDSDYVKKAYGGYFDVFLEAFAEEEEEWDMFRVVDGEFPDMNELHKYHGFVISGSYCDAFGDDLWILKLCFLLQTLNAMEKKVLGICFGHQVLCRALGGKIGRAYGGWDIGLREVRIIENLPPSASTFFHGFKEIPPTLKVIECHRDEVWEVPVGADVIASSDQTRVEMFTLGNNILGIQGHPEYTKDILYYLIDCHTNYNYIEKGFSKNAKSRLEMAEPDRKSWEKICKSFLKGR